One window of the Calditrichota bacterium genome contains the following:
- a CDS encoding VCBS repeat-containing protein, translating to MESKGRLLRAGVLLLCALATGAGAQQIRFTDVTAAKAVKGYLVNGVSVYGHGVAMADITGDGLPEIYVSQANEGTSSYPEVLYISKSGSAYTEEASRRGLYDSYGIGSHGIVFFDLDNDDDWDVFNGNTTARNRLYRNRGNGYFDDITVAAGIKDWAYGTRGVVAFDANNDGYMDLYCVGAEVSANKAEPNEFYINLKNGTFQLADWGLKNVNQDGFTQQGVTAVDIDNDGDVDVYISRRDDTHDGRWGAACNLLFINNGDGTFSEQAAQRGVRGSFWNDGATFADYDNDGDLDLFVIGQNRYLGKVFVYRNRGDGYFDDVTNTLNIAGRGYSVFAFDADNDGDLDLYIPQHFGSETSPNRCLFYRNDGGTFVSLSSTGAELYAYDPRGGAISDVDGDGDLDIYFADANKGASASYSNRLLRNDTQTTNRWLKVYGRGPKGDKGGVGTKVWVFDQGCCDDSSHLVGYRQMLSAYGYLCQDDYVLHFGLGQRDTVDVKIVMLDGTTLRARKIPANSKLYFTKPAELALLDGNGQQGPGNVPLPAPFRVKVTDQYGKKVVGAEVTFTAVTGNGRFLEAQPVSTDREGIAAARFVMGSVGQTQTVRATCAAVPGVAVEFTATITPHKVAGKVRYPDGSIPPTATFTAYKSNYPDEVLTQSSAGCGYSGGTYWIQCENFPHTWAPGETLLVEVRDGAAGYVKGSVVFSTAAVDSLNLVISVFTQQITVTTTPPGLQVVVDGQPYVAPQTFAWIRGSSHTLSAPSPQQAGPGTRQVFNAWSDGGAQTHAITVPASNQTFTAQFMTQHELTVVSSYGAPFGAGWYAAGSSATFGVSTPDTSTPGIKRLLVGWTGTGTGAYTGPNAVATVVMNNPIQEQAEWRTQYYLAVTSPYGSPTGQGWYDEGSMARFGVTTPEVHGTTRYVLTGWSGHYTGTSATDSLRMDGPKSVVASWATEHYLSVNSPYGVPSGQGWYRQGSTAQFGVVPGVVVVNGGVRRVFLRWAGSGAGSYSGTDTLASVVVNNPITETAQWKTQYRLTTAVNPPGGGSMVPEPPGLWCDSMAVVTLSATPNSGGGYIFAGWSGALSGTANPASLTMNGPKSVTANFTPPGHVRITTDPPGLTIVVDGVTYPAPVDFAWAVGSAHTIAVQSPQAGPPGLRYVFSTWSDGGAQSHTVVVAGEALYTARFTTEYYLSLARSPEAGGTLVPAPPGGWYAQGTTVVLTATPSQGYVWAGWSGDLVGLGNPATVVMNRPLSVTANFAALRQILLSTVPEGREIVVDGTPYAAPQTFSWPKGSRHTIAAPSPQSVSSGTRYVFQSWSDGGEQSHEVVVDEVSAYVATFLLQHYLTTRSNPPEGGSVTPAPPGEWFAAGSQVSVTASSNQAGGYAFWGWTGDLQGMQTPTTVLMDGPREVIANFGIGQYAPPLLVCSYPAAGAIGVPRNASVYLALQGRTGGMDVSSLEMEVDGLAVLRAGVDQTNGRVSALMVGDRYTVNYRPRVPYARNAPVTVHVRCSDLGYHLGGLDTTVSFVACEDTAFVMVRKTINQLGGEVLSEQTGLELHVPAGALSAPIPVEVGFIWHPPALPESLKVIDLYHYLGPEGLEFADSITIAIEYSADQLAEAGVARAIDLPCYRYSSRQGVWSRVPVVAATDSKLFVRTKELCYITLAAGKKSAVQVAESAVPQRLELLQNYPNPFNPQTVLEYHLPAAGWVRLAIY from the coding sequence ATGGAGTCCAAGGGCCGTTTGCTGAGGGCGGGGGTGCTGCTGCTCTGTGCCTTGGCAACTGGCGCCGGCGCGCAGCAGATTCGCTTTACCGACGTCACCGCCGCCAAGGCGGTCAAGGGCTACTTGGTCAATGGCGTGTCTGTGTATGGGCACGGGGTAGCCATGGCCGACATTACCGGCGATGGGCTGCCGGAGATCTACGTCTCCCAGGCGAACGAGGGAACTTCCTCCTACCCGGAGGTGCTGTACATCAGCAAGTCTGGGTCAGCCTACACGGAGGAAGCATCGCGGCGGGGACTTTACGACTCCTACGGCATCGGCAGCCATGGGATCGTCTTTTTCGATCTGGATAACGATGACGACTGGGACGTGTTCAACGGCAACACCACTGCCCGCAACCGACTCTATCGCAACAGGGGCAACGGCTACTTTGACGACATCACTGTTGCCGCGGGCATCAAAGACTGGGCATACGGCACGCGGGGTGTGGTGGCGTTCGATGCCAACAATGACGGCTACATGGACCTATATTGCGTGGGGGCCGAGGTCTCGGCCAACAAAGCTGAGCCAAACGAGTTCTACATAAACCTGAAAAACGGTACCTTTCAGTTGGCCGATTGGGGTTTGAAAAACGTCAACCAGGACGGTTTTACCCAGCAGGGGGTCACCGCCGTCGACATTGACAATGACGGTGACGTTGACGTGTACATCTCCCGTCGCGATGATACCCATGATGGCCGCTGGGGCGCTGCGTGCAACCTCCTTTTCATCAACAACGGCGACGGCACTTTTAGCGAACAAGCCGCGCAACGGGGCGTGCGCGGCTCCTTCTGGAACGACGGCGCCACCTTCGCCGACTATGATAACGACGGCGACCTCGACCTCTTCGTCATAGGGCAGAACCGGTACCTGGGCAAGGTGTTCGTGTATCGCAACCGCGGCGATGGCTATTTTGATGACGTGACGAACACGCTGAACATCGCCGGCAGGGGGTACAGCGTATTCGCCTTCGACGCGGACAATGATGGCGACCTCGACCTTTACATCCCCCAGCATTTTGGCAGCGAGACTTCGCCGAATCGCTGTCTCTTTTACCGCAATGATGGAGGCACCTTTGTTTCGCTTTCGAGCACGGGCGCGGAGCTCTACGCCTACGACCCCCGTGGCGGGGCGATCTCTGACGTCGATGGCGACGGCGACCTTGACATCTATTTCGCCGATGCTAACAAGGGTGCCAGCGCGAGCTACTCCAACCGTCTGCTACGCAACGACACGCAGACCACCAATCGCTGGCTCAAGGTCTATGGCCGTGGTCCGAAGGGGGACAAAGGGGGTGTCGGCACGAAAGTGTGGGTGTTTGACCAGGGCTGCTGCGACGACAGCAGCCACCTGGTCGGCTATCGCCAGATGCTCAGCGCCTATGGCTACCTTTGCCAGGACGACTACGTCCTGCACTTTGGCCTTGGGCAGCGCGACACGGTGGACGTCAAAATTGTAATGCTGGATGGTACGACGTTGCGGGCGCGCAAGATCCCGGCAAACAGCAAGCTGTACTTCACCAAACCTGCCGAGCTTGCGCTCCTCGATGGCAATGGCCAGCAGGGGCCAGGAAACGTGCCCCTGCCCGCGCCTTTCAGGGTCAAGGTGACGGACCAATATGGCAAGAAGGTGGTGGGGGCAGAGGTCACTTTCACGGCCGTCACGGGCAACGGACGTTTTCTCGAGGCGCAGCCGGTTTCGACTGACCGCGAGGGTATTGCCGCGGCGCGATTCGTCATGGGAAGCGTGGGCCAGACGCAAACGGTGCGCGCCACCTGTGCTGCGGTGCCAGGGGTTGCCGTTGAGTTTACCGCGACGATCACGCCCCACAAGGTCGCAGGCAAGGTACGCTACCCGGATGGTAGTATTCCGCCGACAGCAACGTTTACGGCGTACAAGTCGAACTACCCCGATGAGGTGCTCACGCAGAGCTCGGCAGGCTGCGGCTACAGCGGTGGGACCTACTGGATCCAATGCGAGAACTTTCCGCATACGTGGGCGCCCGGTGAAACCCTTCTCGTCGAGGTGCGAGATGGTGCCGCCGGCTATGTGAAAGGCTCAGTGGTTTTCTCCACGGCGGCCGTGGACTCGTTGAATCTGGTCATTTCAGTTTTCACGCAACAGATAACGGTGACCACCACGCCGCCAGGGTTACAGGTGGTAGTGGATGGCCAGCCGTACGTGGCGCCGCAGACGTTTGCCTGGATTCGAGGGTCCTCTCATACGCTCTCAGCTCCGTCTCCACAACAAGCAGGGCCTGGCACACGGCAGGTGTTCAATGCCTGGAGCGACGGAGGGGCGCAGACCCATGCGATAACCGTGCCCGCTTCGAACCAGACCTTCACTGCGCAATTCATGACGCAGCATGAGCTGACCGTCGTCTCCTCCTATGGCGCCCCGTTTGGCGCGGGGTGGTATGCTGCGGGGAGTTCCGCCACATTCGGCGTGAGCACGCCAGACACCAGCACCCCTGGCATCAAGCGGCTGTTGGTCGGTTGGACGGGGACAGGGACCGGTGCCTACACTGGGCCGAACGCGGTGGCCACGGTGGTCATGAACAATCCCATCCAGGAGCAGGCAGAGTGGCGAACCCAGTACTACCTTGCGGTTACGTCGCCTTATGGGTCGCCCACAGGGCAAGGATGGTACGATGAGGGCTCGATGGCGCGTTTCGGCGTCACCACGCCGGAGGTGCATGGCACCACTCGCTATGTGCTCACTGGCTGGTCAGGGCACTACACCGGGACGAGTGCGACTGACTCCCTGCGCATGGACGGGCCCAAGAGCGTGGTCGCTTCCTGGGCCACCGAGCACTACCTGAGCGTCAACTCGCCCTATGGGGTGCCTTCTGGCCAGGGTTGGTATCGCCAGGGCAGCACGGCGCAATTTGGAGTCGTGCCTGGTGTGGTGGTTGTCAACGGTGGTGTTCGCAGGGTCTTTCTCCGCTGGGCGGGGAGCGGCGCAGGTTCTTACAGCGGCACAGACACGTTGGCGAGCGTAGTAGTGAACAACCCCATCACCGAGACCGCCCAATGGAAGACCCAATATCGCCTGACCACTGCGGTCAATCCGCCTGGGGGCGGGAGCATGGTGCCTGAGCCACCCGGCCTCTGGTGCGACAGCATGGCCGTGGTCACACTGAGCGCTACACCCAACAGCGGCGGTGGTTACATCTTCGCGGGCTGGTCGGGGGCGCTTTCCGGCACAGCCAACCCCGCTTCACTGACGATGAATGGGCCGAAAAGCGTCACCGCGAACTTTACACCTCCAGGGCACGTTCGGATAACCACCGACCCACCTGGGCTGACGATCGTGGTAGATGGCGTCACTTACCCCGCGCCGGTGGATTTTGCCTGGGCGGTCGGCTCCGCCCACACGATCGCGGTGCAGTCACCGCAGGCAGGGCCCCCTGGCCTGCGCTACGTGTTCTCCACGTGGAGCGATGGCGGTGCGCAGAGCCATACGGTGGTCGTGGCGGGAGAAGCGCTCTACACTGCCCGCTTCACCACGGAGTACTACCTGAGCTTGGCCAGATCCCCGGAGGCCGGCGGGACGTTGGTGCCAGCGCCTCCAGGCGGGTGGTATGCACAAGGCACGACGGTGGTCCTTACGGCCACGCCAAGCCAGGGGTACGTCTGGGCCGGCTGGTCGGGTGACCTCGTGGGTCTCGGCAACCCAGCCACTGTGGTGATGAACCGTCCGCTCAGCGTTACCGCCAACTTTGCCGCATTGAGGCAGATTCTCCTTAGCACTGTGCCGGAAGGTAGGGAAATCGTGGTCGATGGCACCCCATACGCGGCCCCGCAGACGTTCTCCTGGCCGAAGGGAAGCCGACACACAATCGCAGCACCCTCGCCGCAGAGTGTATCCTCGGGCACGCGGTACGTTTTTCAGTCGTGGAGCGATGGGGGCGAGCAGAGTCACGAGGTAGTGGTCGACGAGGTGTCGGCGTATGTGGCCACTTTCCTTCTGCAACACTACTTGACTACGCGCAGCAATCCCCCTGAGGGTGGCAGCGTGACGCCCGCGCCCCCAGGAGAGTGGTTTGCCGCTGGGAGCCAAGTTTCAGTCACCGCTTCGTCGAACCAGGCAGGGGGCTATGCGTTCTGGGGATGGACGGGTGACCTGCAAGGCATGCAAACTCCGACGACGGTTCTCATGGATGGGCCGAGAGAGGTGATCGCCAATTTCGGCATCGGTCAGTACGCACCTCCCCTACTGGTGTGCTCCTATCCGGCCGCGGGAGCCATTGGCGTACCGAGAAACGCCTCAGTGTACTTAGCACTCCAGGGGCGGACGGGTGGCATGGATGTGAGCTCACTGGAAATGGAGGTGGACGGCCTCGCCGTGTTGCGGGCTGGCGTTGACCAGACGAACGGCAGGGTCTCAGCCCTCATGGTCGGGGACAGGTACACAGTCAACTACCGTCCCCGGGTTCCGTATGCCAGAAATGCGCCGGTCACCGTCCACGTCAGGTGCTCCGACCTGGGGTACCACCTCGGTGGGCTGGACACCACCGTTAGCTTCGTGGCCTGCGAGGATACTGCCTTTGTCATGGTCAGAAAGACCATCAATCAGCT
- a CDS encoding DegT/DnrJ/EryC1/StrS family aminotransferase: protein MAKLALHGGTPVREKPFPKWPVWGDEEIANLTEVVKSGKWGSLAGTKVKEFEQKFAAYQQARFGTCVNSGTTALRLALMAVGVESGQEVLVPNYTFIASATAVLEAGAVPVFVDVEPDTYNMDPEALAQHLTPRTAALMPVHFAGRPADMDRIMAFARKHGLKVVEDACQAWGTEWDGHRVGAIGDAGAFSFQSSKNINAGEGGIITTNDPEVDKMARAHSNCGRSADGQWYEHFYYGGNSRMTEFQAAVLLAQLGRFDELQAIRHENAAYLDEQLSKIPGVEPLANPAKATRQSHHLYIFRYHKEEFGGAPKARFIEALRKEGIPCSPGYSLPLNAQPVFLRKSFGPRGKSIPLPVDYSKVKTPVTDRACYEEAVWFTQNMLLGTQQDMDDIVEAIAKIKANAQEL, encoded by the coding sequence ATGGCCAAGCTTGCGTTGCACGGTGGGACTCCGGTCCGGGAAAAGCCTTTTCCGAAATGGCCCGTGTGGGGGGACGAAGAGATTGCCAACCTCACGGAGGTGGTCAAGAGTGGCAAGTGGGGCTCGTTAGCGGGCACCAAGGTTAAGGAGTTCGAGCAAAAGTTCGCCGCCTACCAGCAGGCGCGCTTCGGCACCTGCGTGAACAGCGGCACCACGGCGTTACGTTTGGCCTTGATGGCGGTGGGCGTGGAAAGCGGGCAGGAAGTGCTGGTGCCCAACTACACTTTTATCGCCTCGGCTACTGCGGTGCTCGAGGCAGGAGCTGTGCCGGTGTTCGTCGACGTGGAGCCCGACACGTACAACATGGACCCAGAGGCCCTTGCCCAGCACCTGACGCCCCGCACGGCCGCCCTTATGCCCGTGCACTTTGCTGGTCGGCCGGCAGACATGGACCGCATCATGGCTTTTGCGCGCAAGCATGGCCTGAAAGTGGTGGAAGACGCCTGCCAGGCCTGGGGCACGGAGTGGGATGGCCACCGGGTGGGCGCTATCGGCGATGCCGGGGCCTTTAGCTTCCAATCGTCAAAGAACATTAATGCCGGGGAAGGGGGCATCATCACCACCAATGACCCGGAGGTCGACAAGATGGCCCGCGCCCATTCCAACTGCGGGCGCAGCGCCGACGGACAGTGGTACGAGCATTTCTACTACGGCGGCAATTCGCGGATGACGGAATTCCAGGCCGCCGTGCTCTTGGCGCAGTTGGGGCGCTTCGACGAGCTGCAGGCCATTCGCCACGAGAACGCTGCCTACCTTGACGAACAGCTGAGCAAGATTCCTGGAGTGGAGCCGTTGGCTAACCCTGCTAAGGCAACGCGCCAGTCCCATCATCTCTACATTTTCCGCTACCACAAGGAGGAGTTCGGCGGGGCGCCCAAGGCGCGATTCATCGAGGCACTGCGCAAGGAAGGGATACCCTGCAGCCCTGGGTATTCGCTGCCGCTCAACGCCCAACCGGTCTTCCTAAGAAAATCATTTGGCCCGCGGGGCAAAAGCATCCCCCTGCCCGTTGACTACAGCAAGGTGAAGACCCCGGTTACCGACCGCGCCTGCTATGAAGAGGCTGTCTGGTTTACCCAGAATATGCTGTTGGGGACGCAGCAGGACATGGACGATATCGTCGAGGCAATCGCCAAGATCAAGGCCAACGCCCAGGAACTCTGA
- a CDS encoding RNA polymerase sigma factor: MDSEESALIRRAQQGERQAFDQIVRRYDQRVLRLAYDICGNVEDAKDVYQEVFLRVFRQIAGFRFQSEFTTWLYRVTLNCAISHRRRRQPAAPSLETWEGAKSLAHQGPNPQQEAEGVDFRIQLEHALDSLSPKERSVFVLRHYHGYKLTEIAEILDTKIGTVKNYLFRATQKIRQQLVSYPRD; the protein is encoded by the coding sequence ATGGACAGCGAAGAGAGCGCACTCATCCGCAGGGCGCAACAAGGCGAGCGCCAGGCATTCGACCAGATAGTGCGACGCTACGACCAGCGCGTGCTGCGTCTGGCATACGACATATGCGGAAACGTCGAGGACGCCAAGGACGTCTATCAGGAGGTCTTTCTGCGGGTGTTCCGGCAGATCGCCGGCTTTCGCTTTCAGAGTGAGTTCACGACCTGGCTTTACCGTGTTACCCTTAACTGCGCGATCAGCCACCGGAGGCGCCGACAGCCGGCCGCCCCTTCGCTTGAAACCTGGGAAGGAGCGAAGTCACTTGCGCACCAGGGACCGAACCCCCAGCAGGAGGCAGAAGGCGTAGATTTCAGGATACAGCTGGAACATGCCCTGGACTCTCTTTCGCCCAAAGAAAGATCCGTGTTTGTGCTCCGCCACTACCATGGCTACAAGTTGACGGAGATTGCCGAGATTCTGGACACGAAAATAGGGACGGTGAAGAACTACCTGTTTCGCGCAACGCAGAAGATACGGCAGCAGTTGGTCAGCTACCCCCGTGACTGA
- a CDS encoding HEAT repeat domain-containing protein, whose amino-acid sequence MKPCRKYRRQLALYASGDLSSEEEELLRLHVQACPACAAEMEELRRLVSRFQERSGLAIDQTLLDECRAELWDRLRMQRLMEGRRQAWRPAWRSWRPAVRIAAAICLLVAGVFIGRYLLPWQPRPLAEAPLFDRSALDVRGFSYDPDSRQVEVQLGDLVLRGAPSDPRIRALLVHTLTEADNPGVRLRTVKALASPPLADEEVEAALIAALEKDPNTGVRLQAIRVLKEFPLSRPIKQALIRVLLTERNPSLRKEAIDALSSRAFDPDIAPTLSGLAKSDTSAYVRRRAGKALERRETSPASR is encoded by the coding sequence ATGAAACCATGCCGAAAATACCGCCGACAGCTTGCTCTCTACGCCTCAGGAGATCTGTCCTCTGAGGAAGAAGAGCTCCTGCGTCTCCACGTGCAGGCGTGCCCGGCTTGTGCGGCCGAAATGGAGGAGTTGCGCCGCCTTGTGAGCCGCTTCCAGGAACGCAGCGGCTTGGCAATCGACCAAACCCTGCTGGACGAGTGCCGGGCGGAGTTGTGGGATCGACTTCGTATGCAGCGCCTCATGGAGGGCCGCCGCCAGGCCTGGAGACCGGCTTGGCGTAGCTGGCGGCCTGCCGTGAGAATCGCCGCTGCCATTTGCCTCCTCGTGGCAGGCGTATTCATAGGGCGCTATCTCCTCCCCTGGCAGCCGCGCCCCTTGGCCGAGGCGCCCCTGTTTGACCGAAGTGCCTTAGATGTTCGCGGCTTCTCATACGATCCCGACTCGCGGCAGGTCGAGGTGCAGCTCGGCGACCTTGTGTTGCGGGGCGCACCTTCTGACCCGCGCATTCGGGCACTCCTGGTCCACACGCTCACCGAGGCAGACAACCCCGGAGTGCGGTTGCGCACGGTGAAAGCCCTCGCCTCGCCGCCTTTGGCCGACGAAGAGGTTGAGGCCGCCTTGATTGCCGCCCTGGAAAAGGACCCGAACACCGGAGTGCGGCTGCAGGCGATCCGAGTGCTCAAGGAGTTCCCTTTGAGCAGGCCCATCAAACAGGCGCTTATCCGGGTGCTGCTCACCGAGCGCAACCCCAGCCTCCGCAAAGAGGCAATCGACGCGCTGAGCAGCCGTGCCTTTGACCCTGACATTGCCCCAACCCTGAGCGGGTTAGCAAAAAGCGATACGAGCGCCTACGTGCGCCGCAGGGCGGGGAAGGCCTTGGAGCGACGCGAGACGTCGCCAGCCAGTCGTTAG
- a CDS encoding DUF4097 family beta strand repeat protein yields MKPRPQRFVMAALLLCLALTLMPGASMGQKLSKQGRRWVAEIENSFAVQPGGQLRMHDISGDVAIRTWDKAEVYILERRRMDVFTKEEAEEAVKRAKVGYRQVGNSVEVDGSEFLRRWLESSFEVHVPVRFDVEVSTSGGDLSLSVLIGTIKLRTAGGDIAVRQTAGDAELSTSGGDITIDGNDGVLSASTAGGDIRALRITQRAKLTTSGGDIELGEIGGTVEASTAGGDIVVRDCKGSARVKTSGGDIMLVNVGGEAEATTSGGDIEVRGSTGAVKASTSGGDVTLFDIGGPISAKTAGGDIRSQGIKGGVQASTLGGDIHLRGVQGFIEASTAGGDIYGEMTLADFSLDHHVRMKTSGGEVTLVIPEALPTTVHAVLKITDRAMERYEILSDFALTIKEEEGTGWGRRIEKVIVATGELNGGGDPIEIETTNGNIRLKKLRKP; encoded by the coding sequence ATGAAACCACGTCCGCAGCGCTTCGTGATGGCTGCCCTTCTGCTCTGCCTTGCCCTGACGCTCATGCCCGGTGCGTCTATGGGCCAGAAGTTGAGCAAGCAGGGGCGGCGTTGGGTGGCGGAAATCGAGAACAGCTTTGCCGTCCAGCCTGGCGGACAGTTGAGAATGCACGACATCAGCGGCGACGTGGCCATCCGCACCTGGGATAAGGCGGAGGTCTACATCCTCGAGCGCCGGCGGATGGACGTCTTCACCAAGGAAGAAGCTGAGGAGGCCGTCAAACGAGCCAAAGTCGGCTACCGCCAAGTGGGGAACAGCGTCGAGGTCGACGGCAGCGAATTCCTGCGGCGCTGGCTGGAGAGTAGCTTTGAGGTGCACGTGCCGGTGCGCTTTGACGTCGAGGTCAGCACCAGCGGAGGAGACCTCTCGCTGAGCGTCCTCATTGGGACTATCAAGCTCAGGACCGCCGGCGGTGACATTGCGGTCCGCCAGACAGCTGGCGACGCCGAGCTGAGCACCTCCGGTGGCGACATCACCATCGATGGCAACGACGGCGTGCTTAGCGCGTCCACTGCAGGGGGAGACATCCGCGCCCTGCGCATTACGCAACGCGCCAAGCTCACCACCTCAGGCGGCGACATCGAGCTGGGCGAGATCGGCGGCACCGTGGAGGCGTCCACGGCCGGAGGCGACATTGTCGTGCGCGACTGCAAGGGGAGCGCGCGCGTCAAGACCTCGGGTGGTGACATCATGCTGGTCAACGTGGGCGGCGAAGCGGAGGCGACCACCTCGGGCGGTGATATCGAAGTCCGCGGATCCACAGGAGCGGTCAAGGCCTCCACCTCGGGCGGCGATGTGACGCTCTTCGACATCGGTGGGCCGATCAGCGCCAAGACCGCCGGCGGCGATATCCGCTCCCAAGGGATCAAGGGCGGAGTGCAGGCGAGCACCTTGGGCGGGGACATTCACCTGCGGGGCGTGCAGGGCTTCATCGAGGCCTCCACCGCCGGCGGCGACATCTACGGGGAGATGACCCTTGCCGACTTTTCCCTGGACCACCACGTGCGCATGAAGACCTCTGGAGGCGAGGTGACCCTGGTCATCCCCGAGGCTTTGCCTACAACTGTGCACGCCGTGCTGAAAATCACTGACCGGGCCATGGAACGATACGAGATACTCTCCGACTTTGCCCTGACCATCAAAGAGGAAGAGGGGACAGGATGGGGCCGGCGCATCGAGAAGGTGATCGTTGCTACGGGTGAGCTCAACGGTGGCGGCGATCCCATCGAGATCGAGACCACCAACGGCAACATTCGCCTCAAGAAGCTGCGCAAGCCGTAG
- a CDS encoding insulinase family protein produces the protein MKNRKYLSTVVAAVLASGVWISALWAQKNPKEQFVHPPLGKITLPAVESVTLKNGMRVFLVEDHDYPTIDLRAMIRTGSVYEPADKVGLAAITGTVLRTGGSAKFPGDELDRLLEKLGASVESSIGENSGYVSVSVFKEDIATGLEVMADLLMRPLFPDEKIELAKIEQRSAIARRNDDVGQITNREFEKLIYGAQSPYARHPEYATIDAISRDDIVAFHRHFFFPNNVLMAVWGDFSAKEMRRKLEKAFATWQPSREQVPPVPTVQYQYDFSVNYVHKPDVNQSNIMLGHIGGELNNPDFPVWLVMNEILSLERLFKRVRTEEGLAYSVWGRFSANYDHPGIFSCGCQTKSQSTVKAIRLILEELEKLRTAEVSDEELARAKDSFLNGFVFEFDSKAKIVNRLLTYAYFGYPPDFMEKTRQAVEKVTKADILRVAKEYLRPDKVRILVVGKQEDFDEPLAVLGKVNVIDITIPAPAEKIPPPTPQTLAQGRNLIELVSEACGSPDVLEKIANLQAAVELTMVTPGGEMSLTGELLIVYPDRMRVVLTTPMGSVTMVVKGDEGWMKTAQGTMPMPQAQVESYKASLARDLVWVLGHWPDYRVQYLGEREFAGAKAIDLLVLNERAPFHILADPKTMRPVGTIYQDISEQGPAQHEEVLSDYRQLGYAWIPFRSVVSVGGKKRSETVFKEVRLNVPVDPAWFEK, from the coding sequence ATGAAGAATCGGAAATACCTCTCGACCGTTGTCGCTGCCGTGCTGGCCAGCGGCGTTTGGATCAGCGCCCTTTGGGCGCAAAAGAACCCGAAAGAGCAGTTTGTGCATCCGCCCCTTGGCAAGATCACCTTGCCTGCGGTGGAGAGCGTGACCTTGAAGAACGGCATGAGGGTCTTTCTCGTGGAAGACCACGACTATCCCACCATCGACCTGCGGGCAATGATTCGCACCGGCTCGGTGTATGAGCCCGCCGACAAGGTGGGTCTGGCGGCGATCACGGGCACGGTCTTGCGCACTGGTGGCTCGGCCAAGTTCCCCGGCGACGAGCTGGATCGCCTCCTGGAAAAGCTCGGCGCCAGCGTCGAATCCTCCATCGGTGAGAATTCCGGCTATGTTTCCGTTTCGGTCTTCAAAGAGGACATCGCCACCGGCCTCGAGGTGATGGCCGATCTGCTGATGCGTCCGCTCTTTCCCGATGAGAAGATCGAGCTGGCCAAGATCGAGCAGCGCTCCGCCATTGCCCGCCGCAATGACGACGTGGGGCAGATCACCAATCGGGAGTTTGAGAAGCTCATCTACGGCGCGCAAAGTCCCTACGCACGGCACCCCGAGTACGCCACCATCGACGCGATTTCGCGCGATGACATCGTTGCCTTCCATCGGCACTTCTTTTTCCCCAACAACGTGCTGATGGCTGTGTGGGGCGACTTTTCGGCCAAGGAGATGCGGCGCAAGTTGGAAAAGGCCTTTGCGACCTGGCAACCCAGCCGCGAGCAGGTGCCACCCGTGCCGACGGTGCAGTACCAGTACGACTTTTCCGTCAACTACGTGCACAAACCGGACGTGAACCAGAGCAACATCATGCTCGGCCACATCGGAGGCGAGCTCAACAACCCGGACTTTCCCGTCTGGCTGGTGATGAACGAGATCTTGTCGCTGGAGCGATTGTTCAAGCGGGTTCGCACCGAAGAGGGCCTGGCCTATTCGGTATGGGGGAGGTTCAGTGCGAACTATGATCATCCTGGCATCTTTAGCTGCGGGTGCCAGACCAAGTCGCAGAGCACGGTGAAAGCTATTCGCCTCATCTTGGAAGAGCTTGAAAAGCTGCGCACCGCCGAGGTGAGCGACGAGGAGCTGGCGCGCGCCAAGGATAGCTTCCTCAACGGCTTTGTCTTCGAGTTCGACTCCAAGGCGAAAATCGTCAACCGCCTGCTGACCTACGCCTATTTCGGCTACCCTCCGGACTTTATGGAGAAGACTAGGCAGGCGGTCGAGAAGGTCACCAAGGCCGACATTCTGCGCGTGGCAAAGGAGTACCTCCGCCCGGACAAGGTGCGCATCCTAGTGGTCGGCAAGCAAGAAGATTTTGACGAGCCACTGGCAGTGCTCGGAAAGGTGAACGTCATCGATATCACCATCCCGGCTCCGGCGGAAAAGATCCCGCCGCCGACACCGCAGACGCTCGCCCAGGGCCGCAACCTCATCGAGCTCGTCAGTGAAGCCTGCGGCAGCCCAGACGTCTTGGAGAAGATCGCTAACCTCCAGGCCGCTGTTGAGCTTACCATGGTGACGCCCGGAGGTGAGATGTCGCTCACAGGCGAGCTGCTCATCGTCTATCCTGACCGCATGCGCGTCGTGCTGACCACTCCCATGGGGTCGGTCACTATGGTGGTCAAAGGCGATGAGGGGTGGATGAAGACTGCCCAGGGGACCATGCCCATGCCGCAGGCGCAAGTGGAGAGCTACAAGGCCAGCCTGGCCCGTGACCTCGTCTGGGTGTTGGGGCACTGGCCGGACTACAGGGTGCAGTACCTTGGCGAGCGGGAGTTCGCCGGGGCGAAGGCCATCGACCTGCTCGTGCTGAACGAGCGGGCGCCGTTCCACATCCTTGCTGACCCGAAGACCATGCGGCCGGTCGGCACCATCTACCAGGACATCAGCGAACAGGGCCCGGCCCAGCACGAAGAAGTCCTTTCCGATTACAGACAGCTGGGCTACGCCTGGATCCCCTTCCGGTCGGTGGTCAGCGTGGGCGGGAAGAAGCGATCAGAGACCGTGTTCAAAGAGGTGCGGCTGAACGTTCCTGTTGACCCCGCCTGGTTCGAGAAGTAA